A genome region from Mycolicibacterium litorale includes the following:
- a CDS encoding DNA gyrase subunit A has protein sequence MTATLDVPEQNPDLVLDQSADEYWNHYQLTFALYSVSDRAIPSAFDGLKPGQRRLLYQMHDSRLLPGNKPQKSSKVCSAVTGNLHPHGGASMYGAAALMAAEFQRVKVIDGQGAFPRIQGDIPAADRYTEMRLSAPGAALTAELDDHAVPMVPTFDGEWTEPTVLPARWPVLLCNGAVGIAEGWATKVPAHNPREVMAACRALLKTPNMTDDRLMKLIPGPDWGCGATVVGEAGLREYVTTGRGAFTVRGTVSVDGKNCVITELPPGVASNTVQERIRALVESGEMPGVADMSDLTDRRNGLRIVVTAKRGHSAEQIRDQLLALTPLEGTFAASLVALDENRVPRWWSVRELIAAFLSLRDSVVLHRSEYRLEKVTARRHLVAGLMTIHLDIDAAVAVIRGSDTVDEARQGLQDRFAIDAVQADYVLALQLRRLTKLDVIELRAEAEKLDAEFAVLTELVSNPDARRKVIDQELVETAKLFKGPEFDRRTVLDAEATPVTSGAAEDGSRERKVNAAWRLDDRGVFSDSHGELLTSGLGWAVWTDGRVKFTTGGGLPYKIRDIPVAPDITGLLRSGVLAAGSHLALVTRRGRVLRIDPAAVNPQGAAGNGVAGVKLAPGDPLDTVIAALPLTCANGEAILSISEKGWKVTEVADIPVKGRGGAGVGFHPFVNGETALLSASVSATGFVRGKRAVRAERRAKASIKGSGSDVTPAQ, from the coding sequence GTGACCGCCACCCTGGATGTCCCTGAGCAGAATCCGGATCTGGTCCTCGACCAGAGCGCCGACGAGTACTGGAACCACTACCAGCTGACCTTCGCGCTCTACAGCGTCAGCGACCGCGCCATCCCGTCCGCGTTCGACGGGCTCAAGCCGGGCCAGCGACGCCTGCTCTACCAGATGCACGACTCGCGGCTGCTGCCCGGCAACAAACCCCAGAAGTCCTCGAAGGTCTGTTCGGCGGTCACCGGCAACCTGCACCCGCACGGCGGCGCGTCGATGTACGGAGCCGCTGCGCTGATGGCTGCCGAGTTCCAGCGGGTGAAAGTCATTGACGGACAAGGTGCTTTCCCACGCATCCAGGGCGACATCCCCGCGGCTGACCGCTACACCGAGATGCGGTTGTCCGCGCCCGGCGCGGCACTGACCGCCGAACTCGACGATCACGCGGTGCCGATGGTGCCCACCTTCGACGGTGAGTGGACCGAGCCGACGGTGCTGCCGGCCCGGTGGCCGGTGCTGCTCTGCAACGGGGCGGTCGGCATCGCCGAGGGCTGGGCCACCAAAGTGCCCGCGCACAATCCACGCGAGGTCATGGCCGCCTGCCGGGCGCTGCTGAAGACCCCGAACATGACCGACGACAGGCTGATGAAGCTGATCCCCGGCCCGGACTGGGGCTGCGGCGCAACGGTGGTGGGCGAGGCCGGGCTGCGCGAGTACGTCACCACCGGCCGCGGAGCGTTCACGGTGCGCGGCACGGTGTCGGTCGACGGAAAGAACTGCGTCATCACCGAGCTGCCGCCCGGTGTGGCCAGCAACACCGTGCAGGAACGGATCCGGGCACTGGTCGAGTCCGGGGAGATGCCCGGTGTGGCCGACATGTCCGACCTCACCGACCGCCGCAACGGGCTGCGCATCGTCGTCACTGCGAAACGCGGCCACAGTGCCGAGCAGATCCGCGATCAACTGCTGGCCCTGACACCGTTGGAAGGGACGTTCGCCGCCAGCCTGGTGGCACTCGACGAGAATCGGGTGCCGCGCTGGTGGTCGGTGCGTGAGCTGATCGCGGCGTTCCTGTCGCTGCGCGATTCAGTTGTGCTGCACCGCAGCGAGTACCGGCTCGAGAAGGTCACCGCGCGACGCCATCTGGTGGCCGGCCTGATGACCATTCACCTGGACATCGACGCCGCCGTGGCGGTGATCCGCGGGTCCGACACCGTCGATGAGGCCCGCCAGGGCTTACAGGACCGGTTCGCGATCGACGCGGTCCAGGCCGACTACGTGCTGGCGTTGCAGCTTCGCCGCCTGACCAAGCTCGACGTGATCGAACTGCGGGCCGAGGCCGAGAAGTTGGACGCCGAGTTCGCCGTGCTCACCGAACTGGTGTCGAATCCGGACGCCCGGCGCAAAGTGATCGACCAGGAGTTGGTCGAGACGGCGAAGCTGTTCAAAGGGCCCGAGTTCGATCGCCGCACCGTGCTGGACGCCGAGGCCACTCCGGTCACGTCCGGCGCCGCCGAGGACGGCTCCCGCGAACGAAAGGTCAACGCGGCTTGGCGGCTTGACGATCGCGGCGTGTTCTCCGACAGCCACGGCGAGCTGCTCACCTCTGGGTTGGGCTGGGCGGTCTGGACCGACGGGCGGGTCAAGTTCACCACCGGCGGCGGGCTGCCGTACAAGATCCGCGACATCCCGGTCGCCCCGGACATCACCGGGTTGCTGCGCTCCGGAGTTCTGGCTGCGGGTTCACACCTGGCCTTGGTGACGCGGCGCGGAAGGGTGCTCCGTATCGACCCCGCCGCGGTGAATCCGCAGGGCGCGGCAGGCAACGGCGTGGCCGGGGTGAAGTTGGCGCCGGGTGACCCCTTGGACACCGTCATCGCTGCGCTGCCGCTCACGTGCGCAAACGGCGAAGCCATCCTGTCGATCTCCGAAAAGGGTTGGAAGGTCACCGAAGTCGCGGACATCCCGGTGAAGGGGCGTGGGGGCGCCGGCGTCGGGTTTCACCCGTTCGTCAACGGTGAAACCGCGTTGCTGTCGGCATCGGTGTCAGCGACGGGGTTCGTGCGCGGGAAGCGGGCGGTTCGTGCCGAGCGCCGCGCGAAGGCGTCGATCAAGGGTTCCGGCAGCGATGTGACGCCCGCCCAGTAG